Proteins found in one uncultured Desulfuromonas sp. genomic segment:
- the draG gene encoding ADP-ribosyl-[dinitrogen reductase] hydrolase yields the protein MSLTTQHIERAQAAFVGLAVGDALGATTEFMTPNEIRARHGIHRTLSGGGWLNLKPGHVTDDTEMSMAIANAVLAHGEWNQKEIADAFVAWMKSKPIDIGSTVRKGIRTYMTKGTLGMPRNDWDAGNGAAMRMVPVAIYTLGDKELYKHCTLEQAHLTHNHPLSDAGTLCVGEMVQAAILGADRFQLHECTRRLTDEFPNFKFQNYRGNASGYIVDTLQTVFHYLFTTASFEECLVGIVNQGGDADTTGAIAGMIAGAFYGMDAIPRQWKNKLNKQVRHEVTAAGESLIRLSPLATRPQ from the coding sequence GTGTCACTTACGACACAACATATCGAACGAGCACAAGCGGCATTTGTCGGTTTAGCGGTTGGTGATGCACTTGGGGCAACCACGGAATTCATGACCCCCAACGAGATCAGGGCCAGACATGGAATCCATCGGACTTTGAGCGGTGGGGGATGGCTGAACCTTAAGCCCGGCCATGTTACTGATGATACTGAGATGTCCATGGCAATTGCCAATGCTGTCCTGGCGCATGGTGAGTGGAACCAGAAGGAGATTGCTGACGCTTTTGTCGCCTGGATGAAAAGCAAGCCCATTGATATCGGATCGACTGTACGCAAGGGGATCCGCACTTATATGACCAAAGGCACATTGGGCATGCCACGTAATGACTGGGATGCCGGCAATGGTGCGGCCATGCGCATGGTTCCCGTTGCCATTTACACCCTTGGCGATAAAGAGTTGTACAAGCACTGTACGCTCGAACAGGCACATCTTACGCACAACCACCCTTTGTCGGATGCTGGAACATTGTGTGTGGGAGAGATGGTTCAGGCCGCCATCCTCGGCGCGGATCGCTTTCAGTTGCATGAATGTACCCGTCGCTTGACCGATGAGTTCCCGAACTTCAAGTTTCAGAACTATCGTGGCAATGCCTCTGGTTATATTGTCGACACGCTGCAGACGGTTTTTCACTATCTGTTCACCACCGCCTCCTTTGAAGAGTGTCTGGTTGGAATCGTCAACCAAGGTGGTGATGCGGATACCACCGGCGCCATTGCCGGTATGATCGCCGGTGCGTTTTATGGCATGGATGCGATTCCACGCCAATGGAAGAATAAATTAAATAAGCAGGTGCGTCATGAAGTGACTGCTGCGGGGGAGAGCTTGATTCGATTGTCACCTCTGGCGACTCGGCCGCAGTGA
- a CDS encoding ADP-ribose-binding protein, giving the protein MIEVSADMWSYLGKAVIAITTGGAVSRSGRCSMPRGCAAQARERFPGLDEQLGQLILAHGNHVFCLDHGLVSFPVEATPYEVPSLALIEQSCSELVTLADEKGWRQVVVPRPGCGGGGLSWGDVRPIVERYFDDRFIIISL; this is encoded by the coding sequence ATGATCGAAGTCAGCGCCGACATGTGGTCCTATCTGGGCAAAGCCGTGATCGCCATCACCACAGGTGGTGCGGTCAGTCGCAGTGGGCGTTGTTCCATGCCGCGCGGTTGTGCCGCGCAGGCCCGTGAGCGATTCCCCGGACTTGACGAACAACTCGGACAATTGATTTTAGCGCATGGTAATCATGTGTTTTGTCTTGATCACGGTCTGGTCAGTTTTCCCGTTGAGGCAACGCCCTATGAGGTCCCCAGCTTGGCATTGATTGAGCAGTCTTGCTCTGAGCTGGTGACTTTAGCTGATGAGAAAGGGTGGCGACAGGTCGTTGTACCGCGACCGGGATGTGGTGGCGGTGGCCTGAGTTGGGGCGATGTCCGACCCATTGTTGAGCGTTACTTTGATGATCGATTTATCATCATCAGTTTATAA
- a CDS encoding FKBP-type peptidyl-prolyl cis-trans isomerase: protein MQTAQKGDKVSIHYIGTLDNGRIFDSTEGADPLVFTVGAHEVFPLLEDAVIGMRVGLAKNVVIPSDQAYGPRRDENVVVFHRSKLPADMEPTVGQKMQIRLPNSNDEVIMLVTKVEGDEVTLDGNHFLAGLDLTFAIQLDKIEPA from the coding sequence ATGCAAACTGCACAAAAAGGTGACAAAGTCAGTATCCACTATATAGGTACTCTGGATAATGGACGTATTTTTGACAGCACAGAAGGGGCGGACCCACTGGTCTTCACTGTTGGAGCCCATGAGGTGTTTCCGCTCCTTGAAGACGCCGTGATCGGCATGCGCGTCGGTCTGGCTAAAAATGTTGTGATCCCTTCGGACCAGGCGTATGGTCCACGGCGCGATGAAAATGTCGTGGTTTTTCACCGCAGTAAATTGCCTGCCGACATGGAACCGACGGTCGGTCAGAAAATGCAGATTCGCCTGCCGAATTCCAATGATGAAGTCATCATGCTGGTGACAAAGGTTGAGGGAGATGAGGTGACTTTGGATGGTAATCACTTCCTGGCCGGCCTTGATTTGACCTTTGCCATTCAGTTGGACAAAATTGAACCAGCGTGA
- the nifH gene encoding nitrogenase iron protein: protein MRQIAIYGKGGIGKSTTTQNTVAGLASLGKKVMIIGCDPKADSTRLILHAKAQETVMDKVRELGTVEDLELEDVLKWGYSDVKCVESGGPEPGVGCAGRGVITAINFLEEEGAYTDDLDFVFYDVLGDVVCGGFAMPIRENKAQEIYIVVSGEMMAMYAANNICKGIVKYAASGSVRLAGLICNSRNTDCEAELIEALAAKLGTQMIHFVPRDNQVQRAELRRMTVIEYSPDHKQANEYRQLAQKINDNTMFVVPTPLEMEELEGLLMEFGIMEVDDEENVGKAEGE from the coding sequence ATGCGTCAGATTGCAATCTACGGTAAAGGCGGTATCGGTAAATCTACAACCACTCAGAACACGGTTGCCGGTCTTGCCAGCCTCGGTAAAAAAGTCATGATCATCGGTTGTGACCCGAAAGCTGACTCTACCCGCCTGATTCTGCACGCGAAAGCTCAAGAAACCGTTATGGATAAGGTTCGTGAGCTGGGTACTGTTGAGGACCTTGAGCTTGAGGATGTATTGAAGTGGGGGTACAGCGACGTTAAATGTGTAGAATCCGGTGGTCCTGAGCCGGGCGTTGGTTGTGCCGGTCGTGGTGTTATCACCGCCATCAACTTCCTCGAAGAAGAAGGCGCATACACCGACGACCTCGACTTTGTTTTCTATGACGTTCTTGGTGACGTTGTTTGCGGTGGTTTCGCCATGCCGATTCGTGAAAACAAAGCCCAAGAGATCTACATCGTTGTTTCCGGTGAGATGATGGCCATGTACGCTGCTAACAATATTTGTAAAGGTATTGTTAAGTATGCGGCTTCCGGTAGTGTTCGTCTGGCTGGCCTGATTTGTAACAGCCGTAACACCGATTGCGAGGCTGAGCTGATTGAAGCTCTGGCGGCCAAGCTCGGCACTCAAATGATCCACTTTGTTCCTCGTGACAACCAAGTACAACGCGCTGAGCTGCGTCGTATGACTGTTATCGAGTACTCTCCTGACCACAAGCAGGCAAACGAATATCGCCAACTGGCTCAAAAAATCAACGACAATACCATGTTTGTTGTTCCGACTCCGCTGGAGATGGAAGAGCTCGAAGGATTGCTGATGGAATTCGGCATTATGGAAGTTGATGATGAAGAAAACGTCGGTAAAGCCGAAGGCGAATAA
- the nifD gene encoding nitrogenase molybdenum-iron protein alpha chain, translating to MAERKPIEGVTIEKTEKLIEDTLAFMPEKAAKKRRPHVGANEPSASPCAVKSNRKIVPGVMSQRGCAYAGAKGVVWGPIRDMVHVSHGPIGCGVYSWGTRRNLVQGIPGITSFPLDFTSDFQERDIVYGGDIKLEKLLREADELFPLNKGLSVLSECPVGLIGDDINAVTKKMEKELDKLVVPCNCEGFRGVSQSLGHHISNDSIRDFVIGKREFDEEPGPYDIALIGDYNIGGDVWAAKPILEEMGLNVKAIWTGDGEIEKIAATYQVKLNVIHCYRSMNYMCKVMEEKWNIPWIEYNFFGPTKIAESIRAIAERFDDTIKEKGEQVIAKYTPMAEEIIAQYKPRLDGKTAMLFVGGLRPRHTVGAYEDLGIQVTGTGYEFAHQDDYDRTAPEMAKGTIIYDDVSEFELERYVETMKPDLVGSGIKEKYVFQKAGIPFRQMHSWDYSGPYHGYEGFKIFARDIDMAINSPTWKLVKSPF from the coding sequence ATGGCAGAGAGAAAACCTATTGAAGGTGTAACCATAGAAAAAACTGAGAAGCTGATTGAGGATACTCTGGCGTTTATGCCTGAGAAAGCGGCCAAGAAGCGTCGCCCTCACGTTGGCGCCAATGAGCCTTCCGCTTCTCCCTGTGCGGTTAAATCAAACCGTAAAATCGTTCCCGGTGTTATGAGCCAACGCGGCTGTGCTTACGCCGGTGCCAAGGGTGTTGTTTGGGGTCCGATTCGTGACATGGTTCACGTTTCCCACGGCCCGATTGGTTGTGGTGTGTACAGCTGGGGTACGCGTCGTAACCTGGTTCAAGGCATTCCCGGTATCACATCGTTCCCTCTGGACTTCACTTCCGACTTCCAGGAGCGTGACATTGTTTACGGTGGTGATATCAAACTGGAAAAACTGCTGCGTGAAGCGGATGAACTGTTCCCGCTGAACAAAGGTTTGTCGGTATTGTCCGAGTGCCCGGTAGGTCTGATTGGTGACGACATCAATGCCGTTACCAAAAAGATGGAAAAAGAACTCGATAAACTGGTTGTTCCCTGTAACTGTGAAGGTTTCCGTGGCGTCAGTCAGTCGCTGGGTCATCACATCTCCAACGATTCCATCCGTGACTTTGTTATCGGCAAGCGTGAGTTTGATGAAGAGCCGGGTCCCTACGATATCGCCCTGATCGGTGACTACAATATCGGTGGTGACGTCTGGGCGGCCAAGCCGATTCTCGAAGAGATGGGCTTGAACGTAAAAGCGATCTGGACCGGTGACGGTGAGATTGAAAAGATTGCAGCCACCTACCAGGTAAAACTGAATGTTATCCACTGTTACCGTTCCATGAACTACATGTGTAAGGTTATGGAAGAGAAGTGGAATATTCCCTGGATCGAGTATAACTTTTTCGGCCCGACTAAAATTGCTGAAAGTATCCGCGCGATTGCTGAACGCTTTGACGACACCATCAAGGAAAAAGGCGAGCAGGTTATCGCTAAGTATACCCCGATGGCCGAGGAGATCATCGCTCAATACAAACCTCGCCTCGATGGCAAAACCGCCATGCTGTTTGTCGGTGGTCTGCGTCCCCGCCACACCGTTGGTGCTTACGAAGACTTAGGTATTCAGGTGACTGGTACCGGTTACGAGTTTGCTCACCAGGACGATTATGATCGTACTGCTCCTGAAATGGCTAAAGGCACCATCATTTATGACGACGTCTCCGAATTCGAATTGGAGAGATACGTTGAAACCATGAAACCTGACCTGGTTGGTAGTGGCATCAAGGAAAAGTATGTCTTCCAAAAAGCCGGCATTCCTTTCCGCCAGATGCACAGCTGGGATTACTCCGGTCCTTATCACGGCTATGAAGGTTTCAAAATCTTTGCCCGCGATATTGACATGGCGATCAACAGCCCGACCTGGAAACTGGTGAAATCTCCTTTTTAG